From Helicobacter sp. MIT 05-5293, one genomic window encodes:
- a CDS encoding UDP-N-acetylmuramoyl-L-alanyl-D-glutamate--2,6-diaminopimelate ligase, translated as MILQKNINYKGKDYSAITDDTRLVESLDSILLVKTKRNAHFITQSDNIIESRNLNEIFCIAPSDKPMKIIGITGTNGKTTTAAIIYSLLLDLNYRVGLLGTRGFFVNEKRIKPKGLTTPSVLELYENLEIAAMECCDFFVMEVSSHAIEQERIAGIDFALRILSNITSDHLDYHKSIEEYRRIKNQFFATSESKLINLDESYADFNPTNAFTYGIEHKGYLSVDAYALENGIDAHLSWKYQQEVETTTIDTHLYGKHNLYNILAAMGAVKILTSARLNAIAQALEHFGGVSGRMEIIHQNPLVIVDFAHTEDGMRQIFESFKRQKIAVVFGAGGDRDRSKRARMGACAREFAHKIYVTSDNPRNENPQDIISEILSGIDNKQNVFVESDRKKAILSALENLESNEVLLILGKGDEDYQIIGNEKIHFDDREIVRNFFK; from the coding sequence ATGATTCTACAAAAAAACATAAACTATAAGGGCAAAGACTATTCGGCAATCACAGATGATACAAGGCTTGTAGAATCTTTAGATTCTATTTTGCTCGTGAAAACAAAACGCAATGCACATTTTATCACTCAAAGCGATAATATTATAGAATCTCGAAATTTAAATGAGATTTTTTGTATCGCCCCTTCAGATAAACCAATGAAAATTATTGGCATCACTGGCACAAATGGCAAAACGACTACGGCAGCGATCATTTATTCTTTATTGCTGGATCTTAACTATCGTGTGGGACTTTTAGGCACAAGAGGTTTTTTTGTCAATGAGAAAAGGATTAAACCCAAAGGATTGACTACACCAAGCGTGTTAGAGCTGTATGAGAATCTTGAAATTGCCGCTATGGAATGTTGTGATTTTTTTGTGATGGAGGTGAGCTCTCATGCCATAGAGCAGGAGCGCATTGCAGGGATTGACTTTGCGTTAAGAATCTTAAGCAATATCACGAGTGATCATTTGGATTATCATAAAAGTATCGAGGAATATCGGCGCATCAAAAATCAATTTTTTGCTACTTCTGAATCTAAGCTGATTAATCTTGATGAATCGTATGCTGACTTTAATCCTACAAATGCCTTTACTTATGGAATTGAGCATAAAGGGTATTTGAGTGTAGATGCTTATGCGTTAGAAAATGGGATTGATGCCCATTTGAGCTGGAAGTATCAGCAAGAAGTAGAAACAACGACTATTGACACACATTTATATGGCAAACACAATCTTTACAATATCTTAGCTGCAATGGGAGCGGTGAAGATTCTCACATCTGCGCGTTTAAACGCCATTGCTCAAGCTTTAGAACATTTTGGGGGTGTGAGCGGACGCATGGAAATCATACATCAGAATCCTTTAGTGATTGTGGATTTTGCCCACACAGAAGATGGAATGAGACAAATTTTTGAAAGCTTTAAGCGTCAGAAGATTGCTGTTGTTTTTGGAGCAGGGGGTGATCGAGACAGAAGCAAGAGAGCAAGAATGGGAGCGTGTGCGCGGGAATTTGCACATAAAATTTATGTTACAAGCGATAATCCACGCAATGAGAATCCTCAAGATATTATTAGTGAAATACTTTCAGGCATTGATAACAAGCAAAATGTATTTGTCGAATCTGATCGCAAAAAGGCGATTTTATCTGCTTTAGAGAATCTTGAATCAAATGAAGTGCTATTGATCTTGGGTAAAGGTGATGAAGATTATCAAATCATTGGGAATGAAAAGATTCACTTTGATGATCGGGAAATTGTGCGCAATTTCTTTAAATAG
- a CDS encoding NifU family protein — MFPFTDEELKKPVELVIEKIRPTLTLDGGDITLLGIRDAKVYVRLEGACKGCPSSSNTLKYAIENRLKEEIHPDIAIVNILHGEENKIL, encoded by the coding sequence ATGTTTCCTTTTACTGATGAAGAGCTAAAAAAACCAGTAGAGCTTGTGATAGAAAAGATTCGTCCTACATTGACATTGGACGGAGGAGATATTACACTTTTAGGAATCAGAGATGCAAAAGTTTATGTCAGATTGGAAGGAGCTTGCAAAGGCTGTCCAAGCTCTAGCAATACATTAAAATACGCTATTGAAAATCGTCTCAAGGAAGAGATACACCCAGACATCGCTATTGTCAATATTTTGCACGGAGAAGAAAACAAAATATTATAG
- a CDS encoding LPP20 family lipoprotein — MKKILLGSVIAAAMIVGCANKDNALGEGGKKIDKKALQALSIQGAPNWVLNAGQGDMSAVGDAPIINGDLGFARTEALALARDELARQVGVEVNSALSRAAKASTSSSMQNSQIETLSEQITQQSTSQLLSGTKQTDTWITQDASRVFVLLKLSPENQAKLKANVKQQINKSKVPADIKTQALKTIDSEF, encoded by the coding sequence ATGAAAAAAATACTTTTAGGAAGTGTAATAGCTGCAGCAATGATCGTTGGTTGTGCTAATAAGGACAATGCTTTGGGTGAAGGTGGAAAGAAAATTGATAAAAAAGCACTCCAAGCACTTAGTATTCAAGGTGCTCCAAATTGGGTGCTTAATGCAGGGCAAGGCGATATGAGTGCTGTAGGCGATGCTCCTATCATCAATGGTGATTTGGGTTTTGCACGCACAGAAGCATTAGCTCTAGCGCGTGATGAGCTTGCTCGACAAGTCGGCGTGGAAGTCAATAGTGCGCTTAGTCGTGCAGCAAAAGCAAGCACAAGCTCTTCAATGCAAAATTCACAAATTGAAACATTAAGTGAGCAAATTACACAACAATCGACTTCTCAACTACTTAGTGGGACAAAGCAAACAGATACTTGGATCACTCAAGATGCAAGCAGAGTTTTCGTGCTTCTCAAATTAAGTCCTGAAAATCAAGCTAAACTTAAAGCAAATGTGAAACAACAAATCAATAAGTCTAAAGTCCCTGCTGATATTAAAACTCAAGCTTTGAAGACTATAGATTCTGAATTCTAA
- a CDS encoding LPP20 family lipoprotein: MNHLCKIGLLIFTIFLWGGCLGSSSLTPPSWFATTPKDDSLFVGFGNAKTLDAAKANALSDIITQINVSVQSQFNLNTQRQNSNIEYHSSNDVWLDSSNIEIGSVQYTKNEFKNNLYYVQAQIPKTALIKQFQTKFNNLYNMLNASKIGQCQALSAKEFALLSQNIENLQLYALYLETLNQSTQDLSKFENLLAQNSPLPQAKLLINSNDTSSVIKEMIKNDMIKEYGHFYAIDANAKNTLKNDVIISTNGKEVKIEVTLTILDCKNNPSFSTRVTHTHSASKQYDALRFASQRVSVQLYKQIQEWIER; this comes from the coding sequence ATGAATCATCTTTGTAAAATAGGGCTACTCATTTTTACAATATTTCTATGGGGAGGGTGCTTAGGGAGTTCTTCCCTCACACCGCCTTCTTGGTTTGCTACTACTCCGAAAGACGATTCACTCTTTGTTGGCTTTGGCAATGCGAAGACATTAGATGCTGCTAAAGCCAATGCTTTAAGTGATATTATCACGCAGATTAATGTAAGTGTCCAATCACAATTTAATCTTAACACACAGCGTCAGAATAGCAATATTGAATATCACTCAAGCAATGATGTGTGGCTAGATAGCTCTAATATTGAAATCGGTAGTGTCCAATACACCAAAAATGAATTCAAAAATAATCTCTACTATGTCCAAGCACAGATTCCCAAAACTGCGCTTATTAAACAATTTCAAACAAAATTTAACAATCTCTACAATATGCTCAATGCAAGTAAAATTGGTCAATGCCAAGCACTCTCTGCAAAAGAATTTGCCCTACTTTCACAAAATATTGAGAATCTTCAGCTGTATGCCTTGTATTTAGAGACTTTAAATCAATCTACCCAAGATCTCTCAAAATTTGAGAATCTTTTAGCGCAAAATTCACCCTTACCTCAAGCAAAACTACTCATAAATAGCAATGATACAAGTTCTGTGATTAAAGAAATGATTAAAAATGATATGATCAAGGAATATGGACATTTTTATGCTATTGATGCAAATGCAAAAAACACACTCAAAAATGATGTCATAATTAGCACTAATGGCAAAGAAGTAAAAATTGAAGTAACACTTACTATTTTGGATTGCAAAAACAATCCATCTTTTAGCACAAGAGTTACACACACCCATAGTGCATCAAAACAATACGATGCGTTGCGTTTTGCTTCTCAACGAGTAAGCGTTCAGCTTTATAAACAAATCCAAGAATGGATTGAGCGTTAA